From one Anopheles bellator chromosome 1, idAnoBellAS_SP24_06.2, whole genome shotgun sequence genomic stretch:
- the LOC131215457 gene encoding uncharacterized protein LOC131215457 encodes MVAYMYKQGLMNLKIVKMNYPETVTSQTASQQAEISGRPPVQISTSAVGGSVSVVAAAIVADRRRHRQQQQLLGGRNLPSLPVLPPRSRDPIRALEPPPPYWAHYAHRPVPTVSVAPVSVAGPSVGRSAGAAGPVGGHNSVTTTDDSDTSNDRPHYGRSASGERSSASGSRGAGDDVPSIAAHGVHEHDSGGTRHRHNVPHQQRQRMKEHLLSQDAFCPDLVRNCKNIATESSDRQSSPAPGEYAEIVDLSRSLVTKACIHSGASTSTTGTGALDLHVETNHIPAGQSVLIATSDQSACTVRGATMGQNLSIRRPKISLTWVLREQSREGASSGCGQTHHNEPQHPQQGSIVVLPSTRKPSSTGTALTAAEKVAQNISGSAGVQPVLASNRASNGNGDESIIVGQPNGAALSGHSHHHHHVIVRKKLRTRSKEQMFSEKYVSDNNLSEYHSEKLRSVASFANDYVAAPSVSGASTNIYRKSNRKNSDRLKKKDRFSLYSNGSTGDAGVAHHNNNNQHVVNLNKDALHGEGHAKDKLADALKNTHSEPSLYTTVSEPSASTKQRQHRHHHRRRRERYRSQRFGYEINNVDEFLSKCSLSSPGNIPVVLSSAATLYQTRPGSYQIEIPLPLGMVVNAVFKNQNWLYVQTPHAEEGYVAYDTCLPLGILPSNQRATSSSKPTPCWESNKDVFPKLCGNLTDSEKEIQQLRGGTRSEGRRTPRLKRSSANSRSAASITTCNSERDLDSLFLRTVASNLPKVADGQAQYAQLKLTTKVLHSVAPSMKSEKTLAIEQLEKMICSGSGDYVHLLKQQQQQLLHKQCQYLQQIRQQQIARDLDLGAVTVPTRERKHGPACSRGSQIVSGSNHLRIALGGSGSNLAPNGAPVTVCSSASAVRQTLLAITDNYCSEALNVQKGDVVTLLACKEYQEKGLKNYKQWFFVRTRDGHEGYIPAEAAGHGFL; translated from the exons ATCCGGAAACGGTAACATCccaaacagccagccagcaagcgGAAATCTCGGGCAGGCCGCCAGTGCAAATATCAACGAGCGCTGTCGGaggttccgtttcggtcgttgcggcggccatcgttgccgatcgtcgccggcatcgtcagcagcaacagctgctcGGTGGACGCAATCTTCCATCACTGCCGGTTCTACCACCAAGATCTCGTGATCCGATAAGGGCTCtggaaccaccgccaccgtacTGGGCGCACTACGCACATCGACCGGTTCCAACAGTCTCAGTGGCACCCGTCAGTGTTGCGGGACCGAGCGTGGGGAGAAGCGCTGGTGCGGCCGGTCCTGTTGGTGGACACAACTCAGTTACGACCACCGACGATAGCGACACCAGCAATGACAGACCTCACTACGGCAGATCAGCGTCCGGTGAGAGATCTTCTGCTAGTGGAAGTCGCGGTGCTGGAGATGATGTCCCGAGCATTGCAGCCCATGGTGTCCACGAACATGACAGCGGCGGAACACGACATCGTCACAACGTGCCccatcagcagcggcaacgTATGAAGGAACATTTGCTAA GTCAGGATGCATTTTGTCCGGATTTGGTGCGTAACTGTAAGAACATTGCCACCGAGTCGTCGGACCGTCAATCATCGCCCGCACCAGGAGAGTACGCCGAGATCGTCGATCTGAGTCGAAGTCTCGTCACGAAAGCGTGTATCCATTCTGGTGCATCTACCTCGACCACTGGTACCGGTGCGCTAGATCTTCACGTTGAAACGAACCACATCCCAGCTGGCCAATCGGTGCTAATAGCTACCTCTGATCAAAGTGCCTGCACGGTGCGCGGTGCTACTATGGGTCAAAACTTGAGTATTCGTAGACCAAAGATTTCACTGACATGGGTATTAAGAGAACAGTCTCGGGAAGGTGCATCTTCCGGATGTGGACAGACTCACCATAACGAGCCACAGCACCCCCAACAAGGATCTATCGTTGTATTACCAAGCACTCGGAAGCCTTCATCAACCGGAACGGCACTGACAGCGGCGGAAAAGGTTGCGCAGAACATCTCTGGGTCTGCTGGAGTTCAGCCGGTGCTAGCAAGCAATAGAGCAAGCAATGGAAATGGTGACGAAAGCATCATCGTAGGGCAACCTAATGGGGCAGCCCTCAGCGGCCACagtcaccatcaccatcacgtGATCGTGCGTAAGAAATTACGAACCCGCAGCAAAGAGCAAATGTTTAGCGAGAAATACGTCAGCGATAACAACCTTTCCGAATACCACAGCGAAAAACTGCGTAGTGTTGCTTCGTTCGCCAACGACTATGTAGCAGCCCCTTCGGTCAGTGGTGCATCCACCAACATTTACCGTAAGAGCAACCGGAAGAACAGCGATCGGTTGAAGAAGAAGGACCGCTTCTCGTTGTACTCGAACGGTAGCACGGGTGATGCTGGTGTGGCGCATCACAACAATAATAACCAGCATGTGGTTAACCTCAACAAAGACGCACTGCACGGTGAGGGACATGCGAAGGATAAGTTGGCCGATGCACTAAAGAATACGCATTCTGAACCGTCGCTTTATACAACGGTATCGGAACCTTCCGCTTCGACCAAACAGCGTCAGCATCGGCATCATCACCGACGTCGCCGGGAACGCTATCGATCGCAGCGATTCGGTTATGAAATAAACAATGTGGATGAGTTCCTGTCTAAATGTTCCCTTTCTTCGCCCGGAAATATACCGGTAGTGCTTTCATCTGCGGCCACGTTGTACCAGACACGGCCGGGCAGCTATCAGATTGAAATACCGCTCCCGTTGGGAATGGTGGTGAACGCAGTCTTCAAGAACCAAAACTGGCTATATGTCCAGACGCCGCATGCCGAAGAGGGCTACGTGGCGTACGATACCTGCTTACCGCTCGGTATATTGCCTTCAAACCAAAG AGCCACGTCCAGCTCGAAGCCCACACCTTGCTGGGAATCGAATAAAGATGTGTTTCCCAAACTATGCGGTAATCTCACCGACAGTGAGAAAGAGATTCAGCAGCTACGAGGTGGTACCCGATCAGAAGGACGCCGCACACCTCGGCTGAAGCGAAGCAGTGCCAACAGTCGCAGCGCGGCTTCAATTACGACTTGcaacagcgagcgagaccTCGACTCGCTGTTTCTCAGAACGGTTGCTTCCAACTTGCCAAAGGTGGCCGACGGTCAGGCACAGTACGCACAGCTTAAGCTAACGACGAAGGTATTACACTCGGTAGCGCCGTCGATGAAGTCGGAAAAAACGCTTgcgatcgagcagctcgagAAAATGATCTGCTCAGGAAGTGGAGATTACGTGCATTTGctgaaacaacagcaacagcagctgctgcacaAACAGTGCCAGTATCTGCAGCAGATCCGTCAGCAACAGATCGCCAGAGACCTGGACCTGGGCGCGGTAACAGTACCGACGCGTGAACGGAAACATGGCCCAGCTTGTAGCCGGGGCTCCCAGATCGTCAGTGGGAGTAATCATCTACGTATTGCGctcggtggttccggttcaaACCTTGCGCCGAATGGTGCGCCGGTTACAGTTTGCTCATCGGCGTCCGCTGTGCGGCAAACTCTACTCGCCATCACCGATAATTACTGTTCGGAAGCCCTAAATGTCCAAAAGGGCGATGTCGTGACGCTACTCGCCTGCAAGGAGTATCAAGAAAAGGGCttgaaaaattacaaacagtGGTTTTTCGTGCGCACTCGAGACGGTCACGAAGGCTACATTCCGGCAGAAGCAGCTGGTCATGGGTTTCTCTAA
- the LOC131205307 gene encoding uncharacterized protein LOC131205307 yields the protein MTEPVRRELRILHPPLEPIVRDGKIREQIELESKGRREYRKKWGYITQPETTEFYDLKHNNQKLRDMQLARNRNVNLREYDGHGESFFVSRQMFKTLLDTCRCGRKRTNTHALKCLQKPKNTYEKTDDEDEDEEVVKHSGADSKRCRKGVPSREKTVVSSYIPKVPTLSSGMYGWPQNRFVAMERTTYYVSPRYTMPGHPIVDSQPYNNIILG from the exons ATGACCGAGCCTGTGCGTCGAGAGTTGCGCATACTTCATCCCCCCCTAGAACCAATCGTTCGAGATggtaaaat TCGAGAACAAATCGAATTGGAGAGTAAGGGTCGTCGCGAATatcgaaaaaaatggggcTACATCACGCAACCGGAAACAACCGAATTTTACGATTTGAAGCATAATAACCAGAAACTGCGGGATATGCAGTTGGCCCGCAATCGGAATGTTAATCTCCGCGAGTACGACGGACACGGAGaatcgtttttcgtttcgcgtcAGATGTTCAAGACGCTGCTCGATACGTGTCGCTGTGGCCGGAAACGTACCAACACCCACGCTCTGAAGTGTttgcaaaaaccgaaaaacaccTACGAAaagaccgacgacgaggacgaggacgaggaagtTGTGAAGCACTCGGGCGCTGATAGCAAACGTTGCAGAAAAGGAGTACCGTCTCGGGAAAAAACAGTAGTCAGCAGCTACATACCGAAAGTGCCAACATTGAGTTCAG GAATGTATGGTTGGCCGCAGAATCGTTTTGTAGCTATGGAGAGGACTACATATTACGTTTCGCCGCGATACACGATGCCTGGTCATCCCATCGTCGACAGCCAGCCGTATAATAATATCATTCTTGGATGA
- the LOC131215536 gene encoding probable nucleoporin Nup54, which produces MSFNFGNTSTLGSTSTPAKPNAFGSFSFGAQASTPAFGAGNTGAVPTFGATTGVSAFGATTTSAFGAPAAGVATTGTGFGSLGFGNTAATGTTASTASTFGFGTNAGPMATPAFGGFGTSTTSTTGAPAFGSFGATTATSTSAPAFGSFGSTAVQPFGSTSIATSSAPSFFGGLGTTQPTGTAAFGGFGSGTTFGGGQTTFGQPTGGLTFGQPSFGQQQQQQQLQQFQALSPEQAFIESVFNVSIFADERDTVLAKWNYLQAMLGTGKSFYSQQVAPVEITPSNFLCRFKTMSYSKLPGKENKFGLVGLTINKTAALMKEQQQQFIVSMNQIFGNKPNVMITVDSMKPISDAKVQLVMYIEEKSTISNETKRVLATEVAAYLNQPMPKQQLSSLGIESVVPLVLPEDDQLKEYLDNPPKGIDPRMWEQAKIDNPDPKRFIPVPMIGFQDLKWRIKCQETETEIHAAYLAKVEKEIGDLKQRHINTTAKVAEHRRNFTELSHRILRIIVKQESTRKLGLSLSPEEEAIRSKLENMHALVSTPTQFRGRLSELLSQMRMQRNQWAHANFTNEYTLDKEASHEMQSFLTMQQKAVAFLIDTINGDMKTLKVITDGMTHLVQG; this is translated from the exons ATGTCGTTTAACTTTGGCAACACTTCCACCCTCGGATCGACGAGCACACCAGCTAAGC cTAATGCGTTCGGAAGTTTCTCGTTTGGTGCCCAAGCATCAACACCGGCGTTCGGTGCGGGCAACACTGGTGCCGTTCCGACTTTTGGTGCGACAACAGGCGTTTCTGCTTTCGGTGCTACTACCACTTCAGCGTTCGGAGCACCCGCCGCCGGAGTGGCAACAACGGGAACTGGCTTCGGATCGCTAGGTTTTGGTAATACCGCTGCGACCGGAACAACAGCAAGCACAGCGTCTACTTTCGGGTTTGGAACGAATGCGGGACCGATGGCCACTCCTGCCTTCGGTGGATTCGGAACTTCGACAACTTCGACGACCGGAGCGCCCGCTTTCGGTAGTTTCGGGGCCACTACTGCAACCAGTACCAGTGCTCCGGCATTTGGAAGTTTCGGTTCCACTGCGGTACAACCGTTCGGTAGTACTTCTATTGCTACTTCTTCGGCCCCTTCATTCTTCGGTGGCCTTGGCACTACGCAGCCCACCGGTACGGCCGCTTTCGGTGGATTCGGTTCTGGAACTACCTTCGGCGGTGGTCAAACGACCTTTGGACAGCCAACAGGAGGTTTAACCTTTGGTCAACCTTCATTCggtcagcaacagcagcaacagcaactacAACAGTTTCAAGCTCTCTCGCCTGAGCAAGCGTTCATCGAATCCGTTTTCAATGTGTCCATTTTTGCTGATGAACGCGACACAGTCCTGGCGAAGTGGAACTACCTACAGGCAATGCTTGGGACGGGCAAATCGTTCTACTCGCAACAGGTTGCCCCGGTTGAGATTACGCCATCAAATTTTCTGTGCCGGTTCAAGACGATGAGCTACAGCAAGCTACCAGGGAAGGAGAACAAGTTTGGGCTCGTAGGGCTGACAATTAACAAAACGGCGGCTCTGATGAA agagcaacagcaacagttcATTGTGAGCATGAATCAGATTTTCGGCAACAAACCGAACGTCATGATCACGGTGGACAGCATGAAGCCAATTAGCGATGCCAAGGTGCAGTTGGTCATGTACATTGAAGAGAAGTCGACAATTTCGAACGAAACCAAACGTGTTCTCGCAACGGAGGTAGCCGCTTACCTTAACCAACCGATGCCGAAACAACAATTATCATCACTTGGTATCGAATCTGTTGTTCCGCTGGTACTGCCCGAAGATGATCAGTTGAAAGAGTATCTAGACAATCCGCCCAAAGGCATCGATCCGCGCATGTGGGAACAAGCGAAGATCGACAATCCCGACCCGAAGCGGTTTATCCCGGTACCGATGATTGGTTTTCAGGAT CTCAAATGGCGCATCAAGTGtcaagaaacggaaacagaaaTTCATGCAGCTTATTTGGCTAAAGTTGAGAAGGAAATCGGGGATTTGAAACAGCGGCACATAAACACAACGGCCAAAGTTGCCGAACATCGGCGCAATTTCACCGAACTTAGCCATCGTATTCTACGGATCATCGTGAAACAGGAAAGCACTAGGAAATTGGGACTATCTTTATCaccggaagaagaagcaaTCCGTTCAAAGCTGGAAAATATGCACGCGCTCGTCTCGACACCAACCCAGTTCCGCGGCCGTCTGAGCGAACTGCTTTCGCAAATGCGAATGCAACGTAACCAATGGGCTCACGCTAACTTTACCAATGAGTACACGCTCGACAAGGAAGCTTCGCACGAAATGCAGTCTTTCTTGACAATGCAGCAAAAGGCAGTGGCGTTCCTAATAGATACCATTAATGGAGACATGAAGACACTGAAAGTTATCACCGATGGCATGACGCATCTGGTGCAGGGATAG
- the LOC131215552 gene encoding uncharacterized protein LOC131215552 produces the protein MYIKSGHRFLSDKGQIIFPGPPTRSPAIYYQTSTTGSFTTTTSTTMATESVVTDENGNYIVSDMWQSKSSSGSDMLSDKIQMFYIYITVTITSVFIIVVLAIFGYMCYKRKGFQSIDNPDTSVETTRRRSSAHRTTRRYSRHGSKEREATSATTATASVEDHPGQTLLR, from the exons ATGTACATCAAATCCGGACATCGTTTCCTCAGTGACAAAGGACAGATTATATTCCCAGGACCTCCAACCAGATCGCCAGCAATATATTACCAAACTAGCACTACAGGCTCTTTCACGACTACGACCAGCACCACTATGGCGACTGAATCGGTCGTTACTGATGAAAATGGCAACTACATTG TGTCCGATATGTGGCAGAGTAAAtccagttccggttcggaTATGCTCTCGGATAAGATTCAAATGTTCTATATCTACATCACTGTAACAATTACTTCCGTGTTTATCATTGTTGTGCTGGCTATCTTTGGATACATGTGCTATAAAAG GAAGGGATTCCAGAGCATCGACAATCCGGACACGTCGGTAGAGACCACTCGGCGTAGAAGTAGTGCACATAGAACGACGCGCCGGTATTCGCGCCATGGTTCTAAGGAACGCGAAGCAACATCAGCGACAACAGCAACCGCGAGCGTTGAAGACCATCCTGGCCAAACATTGTTACGTTGA